One window of the Acaryochloris sp. CCMEE 5410 genome contains the following:
- a CDS encoding glycosyltransferase family 1 protein, giving the protein MRIAFFTETFLPKVDGIVTRLCHTVAHLQQDGHQVLVFSPDGGITEYKGAQVHGVSAFPLPLYPELKLALPRPSIGDALTRFQPDLVHVVNPAVLGLAGLFFSKMHHIPLVASYHTHLPHYLKYYGLGMFEGVLWEMLKAGHNQALLNLCTSNAMVEELGEQGIERLALWQRGVDIDTFQPELASADMRMLLSQGNPDAPLLLYVGRLSAEKEIDRIKLILDAMPSARLALVGDGPYRQDLEKHFAGTKTYFAGYMSGTTLASAFASADCFMFPSRTETLGLVLLEAMAAGCPVVAARSGGITDIVEDEANGYLFDPTSDQDFIQATQRLLANSEERETIRRNARAEAERWGWAAATRQLEGYYQTVLEKQSTSAVTRTPSSATVSSK; this is encoded by the coding sequence ATGCGAATTGCCTTTTTTACTGAAACCTTCCTGCCTAAGGTAGATGGAATCGTCACCCGCCTCTGTCATACGGTTGCCCATTTACAACAAGACGGTCACCAAGTTTTAGTTTTCTCACCCGATGGTGGCATCACGGAATATAAGGGAGCCCAAGTTCATGGTGTTTCTGCTTTTCCCCTCCCCCTCTATCCTGAACTGAAATTAGCGCTCCCTCGTCCCTCTATTGGAGATGCCCTGACTCGGTTTCAGCCCGATCTCGTCCATGTGGTCAATCCGGCGGTGCTGGGATTAGCTGGATTATTCTTTAGTAAGATGCACCACATCCCCTTGGTCGCGTCTTACCATACCCACTTGCCCCACTATTTGAAGTACTACGGCTTAGGTATGTTTGAAGGGGTGCTGTGGGAAATGCTCAAAGCGGGGCATAATCAGGCCCTCTTAAACCTCTGTACCTCGAATGCCATGGTAGAAGAGCTGGGGGAACAGGGAATTGAACGTCTGGCCCTGTGGCAGCGCGGGGTGGATATTGATACCTTTCAGCCAGAGTTAGCGTCGGCGGATATGCGCATGCTGCTCAGTCAAGGAAATCCAGATGCGCCCTTGCTTCTCTATGTGGGCCGACTCTCTGCCGAGAAAGAAATCGACCGCATCAAGTTGATCTTGGATGCCATGCCCTCGGCTCGCCTCGCATTGGTGGGGGATGGTCCCTATCGTCAGGATCTGGAGAAGCATTTCGCGGGTACAAAGACCTATTTTGCTGGGTATATGTCTGGCACAACCTTGGCTTCGGCCTTTGCCTCTGCTGATTGCTTTATGTTCCCCTCTCGAACCGAAACCTTAGGATTGGTGCTCCTGGAAGCCATGGCTGCGGGATGTCCCGTGGTTGCCGCTCGCTCTGGCGGCATTACCGATATTGTCGAAGATGAGGCCAACGGATATCTGTTTGACCCCACTAGTGATCAAGACTTTATCCAAGCCACCCAACGTTTACTCGCTAATTCCGAAGAGCGAGAAACCATTCGCCGTAATGCCCGAGCAGAAGCAGAACGGTGGGGCTGGGCAGCAGCGACTCGGCAATTGGAAGGCTATTATCAGACGGTTCTGGAGAAACAGTCTACGTCTGCCGTGACGAGGACTCCTTCCTCTGCCACGGTTTCGTCTAAGTAG
- a CDS encoding aminopeptidase P family protein: MLTPTDQSCLRHRRHQLGQQFQGKALFWSGVAPPRNFAANQFPFRASSHFLYLAGLPLQNAVIGLEAGQLTLFWDEPHPDAALWHGPSLSRAEIADQIGAETHLPLSAVSSWASHAATLPVPSSATHQQQIEWLGRPIPPIQESQDQEGNRDYHLANALIQLRLQQDEFALAQLQQAADITVAAHLHGMRSTLNHASEAAIRAEIEFVMMAHQCSTAYASIVTVHGEVLHNDAYPHALAPGELLLVDAGAETPLGWAADVTRTWPVSGQFSATQRDLYDLVLAAHDACIAAIRPGVEFRDLHLLAAQTIASGLVEIGILKGQPEALVDRDAHALFFPHGIGHLLGLDVHDMEDLGDLAGYAPGRQRCDRRGLRYLRLDRPLRPQMLVTIEPGFYQIPALLQNPNLRQQYRDCVNWDRLAQFEDVRGIRIEDDVLVTAEGCQVLTSALPTQAAEVEACVQGLTA, encoded by the coding sequence GTGTTAACCCCCACAGATCAGTCTTGTTTACGCCATAGACGCCACCAGCTAGGACAACAGTTCCAAGGTAAAGCACTGTTCTGGTCTGGAGTAGCCCCTCCCCGCAACTTTGCTGCCAATCAGTTTCCCTTTCGTGCCAGCAGTCATTTTTTGTACTTGGCTGGATTGCCCCTACAAAATGCGGTGATTGGCCTAGAGGCGGGTCAGCTGACCTTATTTTGGGATGAGCCCCACCCCGATGCCGCCCTATGGCATGGTCCGAGCTTGAGTCGAGCCGAAATCGCAGATCAGATCGGGGCTGAGACTCACTTACCTCTCTCTGCGGTCTCTAGCTGGGCAAGCCATGCAGCTACCTTGCCTGTCCCCTCATCAGCGACCCATCAACAGCAAATCGAGTGGCTAGGACGTCCTATTCCGCCGATTCAAGAGAGTCAGGATCAGGAGGGCAACCGGGATTATCATCTAGCGAATGCCCTTATTCAATTGCGGCTACAGCAGGATGAGTTTGCTCTGGCCCAGCTACAGCAGGCGGCCGACATTACGGTGGCAGCTCATTTGCATGGGATGAGATCAACCCTTAATCACGCCTCTGAAGCAGCGATTCGAGCCGAAATTGAGTTCGTGATGATGGCCCACCAATGCTCGACGGCTTATGCCAGCATTGTCACAGTTCACGGCGAAGTCCTTCATAACGATGCTTATCCCCATGCCTTGGCACCGGGCGAATTGCTGTTAGTGGATGCTGGGGCAGAAACGCCCCTAGGCTGGGCTGCCGATGTTACCCGAACATGGCCAGTATCAGGACAGTTTTCTGCCACCCAGCGTGATCTGTATGACCTGGTCCTGGCGGCTCATGATGCTTGTATTGCCGCCATCAGACCTGGGGTAGAATTTCGCGATCTGCATCTGTTGGCGGCTCAGACCATTGCCTCGGGTCTGGTCGAGATCGGCATTCTCAAGGGACAGCCTGAAGCCCTGGTAGACCGGGATGCTCATGCGCTGTTTTTCCCCCATGGGATTGGCCACCTACTAGGGTTGGATGTGCACGACATGGAAGATTTAGGGGACTTGGCAGGCTATGCACCGGGGAGACAGAGATGCGATCGCAGGGGGTTACGCTATCTGCGTTTAGATCGGCCCTTACGCCCTCAGATGCTGGTCACCATTGAACCCGGCTTTTACCAAATTCCTGCTCTGCTCCAGAACCCTAACCTCCGCCAGCAGTATCGGGATTGTGTCAATTGGGATCGACTGGCCCAATTTGAAGATGTCCGTGGAATTCGAATTGAAGATGATGTGCTGGTCACGGCCGAGGGATGCCAGGTCTTAACGTCGGCTTTACCCACCCAAGCCGCTGAAGTGGAAGCCTGTGTGCAAGGCTTAACGGCTTAA
- a CDS encoding HpsJ family protein — protein sequence MAKQQPAPSTPAPPSKNQWLSTFVLRIAGYGLLLLTLVDTLALLIPPQLQDPAWELETIGSLVERSPVPLIGFALVISGGRRFRQSLDRFCFQVIPALAIIIGVIYCLMIPLGISDSLRLGRQNQTTSAALVKQAADIKNLEQRLSEAPAAEVAEWAQKFQPQLTEGRDQETIKAGVLGQLKSNLASLQSQINRASGQPAQLFKQTIKWLVGALIAGLSFLYIGNTARKFPNVRTR from the coding sequence ATGGCAAAACAACAACCTGCTCCATCGACGCCTGCACCGCCCAGTAAGAATCAGTGGCTGTCTACCTTTGTATTGCGGATCGCAGGCTATGGGCTGCTGCTATTGACCTTAGTGGATACCTTGGCTCTTTTAATTCCGCCCCAGCTGCAAGATCCAGCCTGGGAATTAGAAACCATTGGTAGCTTGGTTGAGCGGTCTCCCGTGCCGCTGATTGGCTTTGCATTGGTGATCTCTGGGGGGCGTCGATTCCGTCAGTCCCTGGATCGGTTCTGCTTTCAGGTGATACCTGCTTTAGCCATCATTATTGGCGTGATTTACTGTCTGATGATTCCTTTAGGGATTTCCGATAGCCTCCGATTAGGGAGACAGAACCAGACCACCAGCGCAGCCTTGGTGAAACAAGCGGCGGACATTAAAAATCTGGAGCAGCGTTTGAGTGAGGCCCCGGCGGCAGAAGTGGCGGAATGGGCACAAAAATTTCAGCCGCAGTTGACGGAAGGGCGGGATCAAGAAACGATTAAAGCAGGCGTCTTAGGGCAACTCAAATCGAATTTGGCTAGCTTGCAAAGCCAGATCAATCGAGCCTCTGGACAACCGGCTCAACTCTTCAAACAGACGATTAAATGGTTAGTTGGCGCTTTGATTGCGGGGCTGTCTTTTCTTTATATTGGCAATACGGCTCGTAAATTTCCGAATGTGAGAACGAGGTAA
- the crtA gene encoding cyanoexosortase A, whose translation MNPFSLWQRYQLAQRPELCLGAIAVGLALLNLSLAWIHTRNADLVAIMGLCWAIVSYSVWTRRQGLPLRSEPYSTAAGCLLIAWAWYKSWVMPDYDPFVRIQPFLFCLGLGLLASSAKRLGTYRRELGVLLVLALPEGILAQWTDQIINISEVAAQSTTAMLWYVGVEVKRQGVFVLLPGGGIEVYRGCSGLKAMLELLRLSLIFLVMVPTRGWEKLVVPCVGVGLAYGVNVIRLSVMTLLAASDYQEAFHYWHEGEGSNLFPVLAMLIFAGFCVFLLHRKDTPKTGSTSSTPATLPRWRLLTVAPVLAGAVVVQAGILWKAMTLDRQPFQFPQQVPLKQATLNRSQARPGQQGNAYSEILAQHQYQYLVQGLDLQIDMSYVTGTTGDLLRFLENYPIADQALQPLPQLQVRQQGANYYAVYTHGDRAYLSACLDPGGLGTVEEGHFIHNWNSHWYLLGRDYIDDRCLWMHLSMPLNQQPPQQVFSILESNWLSWHEWWRNRMPNLSL comes from the coding sequence ATGAACCCCTTTAGTCTTTGGCAACGGTACCAACTGGCCCAACGCCCTGAGCTTTGCTTGGGAGCTATTGCGGTGGGTTTAGCGCTTCTCAACTTGAGCTTGGCGTGGATACACACCCGGAATGCCGATTTGGTCGCCATTATGGGTCTCTGTTGGGCCATTGTTTCCTATTCGGTTTGGACGCGACGCCAGGGTTTGCCCTTGCGCAGCGAACCCTATTCAACGGCTGCTGGATGTCTACTGATTGCTTGGGCCTGGTATAAAAGTTGGGTGATGCCTGACTACGATCCGTTTGTGCGGATTCAGCCTTTTCTCTTTTGCTTGGGGTTGGGGCTATTAGCCTCCAGTGCCAAGCGCTTGGGCACCTATCGTAGAGAGCTGGGGGTTTTGTTGGTCTTAGCCCTCCCCGAAGGGATTTTGGCCCAATGGACCGATCAAATCATCAACATTAGTGAAGTGGCGGCCCAATCCACAACGGCAATGCTCTGGTACGTAGGGGTGGAGGTGAAGCGCCAGGGGGTGTTTGTTCTCCTGCCTGGAGGCGGCATTGAGGTCTATCGAGGCTGCTCGGGGCTTAAGGCGATGCTGGAACTCCTGAGACTGTCCCTCATCTTTCTGGTGATGGTGCCCACTCGCGGGTGGGAGAAGCTGGTGGTGCCTTGTGTGGGCGTGGGCTTAGCCTATGGGGTGAATGTGATTCGCTTAAGCGTGATGACCCTGTTGGCCGCATCCGACTATCAAGAGGCTTTTCACTATTGGCATGAAGGGGAAGGCTCGAATCTTTTTCCCGTGCTAGCCATGCTGATCTTTGCGGGCTTTTGTGTCTTTCTTCTCCATCGCAAGGATACGCCCAAGACGGGCAGCACCTCGAGTACCCCAGCGACCTTGCCTCGATGGCGGTTGCTGACCGTTGCACCCGTGCTGGCGGGCGCGGTAGTGGTTCAAGCCGGAATCTTGTGGAAGGCCATGACCCTGGATCGCCAACCCTTTCAGTTTCCTCAACAGGTGCCCCTGAAGCAGGCAACCCTAAACCGCAGCCAGGCCCGTCCGGGGCAACAAGGCAATGCCTATTCTGAAATCCTGGCTCAGCATCAATATCAATATCTAGTCCAAGGTCTGGATCTTCAAATTGACATGAGCTATGTGACGGGTACCACCGGGGACTTGCTCCGCTTTCTAGAAAATTACCCGATTGCAGATCAAGCCCTGCAGCCTTTACCTCAGCTGCAAGTGCGCCAGCAAGGAGCGAACTACTATGCCGTCTATACCCATGGGGATCGAGCTTACTTGAGTGCCTGTCTGGATCCAGGGGGATTAGGGACGGTGGAAGAGGGGCATTTTATCCACAATTGGAATAGCCATTGGTATCTGCTGGGCCGAGACTATATTGACGATCGCTGTCTTTGGATGCATCTGTCGATGCCCTTGAATCAGCAGCCCCCTCAGCAAGTTTTCTCTATTTTGGAATCAAATTGGTTATCCTGGCATGAATGGTGGCGAAATCGCATGCCTAACCTGAGTCTTTAG
- a CDS encoding M23 family metallopeptidase, with the protein MRRHQDKIRVGEVLLQKGLISSAQLRDALATQRTSHQRLGEILVQQGVVTPKQVRQALNEQRWRNVIATCVLTASTLLPSLPKVMAQLPEVTDQRRPKEPLFSHNDIGGGEPATGGSRFTPSSSEIYYPAFVDAPLAKQASVDSPLKGFCHPLNGQGWLSQGIRGRTHRGRMEYAYDLATSIGTPVYAMRAGKVIAVQDKYPDTGGGKENISRFNYVWIEHDEGYRSVYVHLQQGFRSKVSIKSGDRVKAGQLIGYSGNSGWSTGPHLHVEVQKPHKKRKFTKTVPFKIAGACNTSPLARTAQ; encoded by the coding sequence ATGCGGCGCCATCAAGACAAAATTAGAGTGGGTGAAGTCCTACTGCAAAAAGGGCTAATTAGTTCAGCCCAATTGCGTGATGCGTTAGCCACTCAACGAACTAGCCATCAAAGACTGGGCGAAATTCTGGTTCAGCAGGGAGTGGTTACTCCCAAGCAAGTCCGCCAAGCTCTAAATGAGCAACGTTGGCGCAATGTGATTGCCACCTGCGTGTTAACCGCTAGTACGCTGCTCCCTAGCTTGCCCAAAGTCATGGCTCAACTACCAGAAGTAACCGATCAGCGTCGCCCCAAGGAGCCGCTATTTTCCCATAATGATATTGGCGGTGGAGAACCCGCCACAGGTGGCTCTCGGTTTACCCCTTCATCCTCCGAAATTTACTATCCAGCCTTTGTGGATGCACCATTGGCTAAGCAAGCTTCCGTAGACTCCCCCCTCAAAGGATTTTGTCATCCCCTCAATGGTCAGGGCTGGTTAAGTCAAGGGATTCGGGGCAGAACCCACCGAGGCCGAATGGAATATGCCTATGATTTAGCTACCAGTATCGGTACCCCAGTCTATGCCATGCGGGCAGGGAAGGTGATTGCCGTTCAGGATAAATACCCCGATACCGGGGGCGGCAAGGAAAATATTTCTCGCTTCAATTATGTTTGGATTGAGCATGATGAAGGGTATCGCTCTGTCTATGTGCATCTGCAGCAAGGCTTCCGCAGCAAAGTCTCCATCAAGTCAGGGGACCGCGTCAAGGCAGGACAGCTGATTGGCTATAGCGGTAATTCGGGCTGGAGTACGGGACCGCACCTCCATGTCGAAGTGCAAAAGCCTCATAAGAAACGTAAGTTTACAAAAACAGTCCCCTTTAAGATTGCAGGGGCTTGTAATACTAGCCCACTTGCCCGAACGGCCCAATAG
- a CDS encoding transglycosylase SLT domain-containing protein, whose protein sequence is MGSSPNFLKRLAPWIISMGLSSALVLGLAWLFLKPKLESTDQPLPSPQVSTVNSALVALRPLPAQQRIEPLKQLAQQGTAQEQNQARYVLTADLINLGQGAEALQWLEGLEARYPLLGSHIAVLQAEAQTLAGQTEQATKTWQRIIADYPQEPAAAEALFVLGQQQPELWQQAIADFPAHPNTVKIAVEQLKKKPKQLPLLMLIAEHGLFLTNYGDYLTQLTKEFKGQLKPADWQIIAFGYWEKQLYKEGALAYAQAPQTAQTAYRGARGLQLGGEKKKAIAAYQKMIAAYPQAKETPLALSKLASLEKDLSKAAQHYDRAFQLSQDQQPTLAAQILGERIQRLEKAKQPSSTFEKTLLQQFSASNDAAALRWQQAERQRKAGDLAGARKLALDIQAQNPNSPQAATAVFWAGKWASTAEDRQAAFQTLWQTYPDSYYAWRAAVLSGWNVGDFTSIRSFQPQIRFPSTQLPLATGSPALKELYQLGQSKTAWARWQWEFRNRQQPSLSEQLTDGLLRLGVQEYLDGIYMLANLETRAREENDPEKLVEKWQDHLGFEQALFPLAYFTPIRKWSNQRNLNPLLVLSLMRQESRFQPKIRSVAGAVGLMQVLPETAEWVSEKAGLKDYQIDGIDDNINLGTWYLDYTHRNYNDNSMLAIASYNAGPGNVDRWVKQTSVTDVDVFVEEIPFPETKNYVKSVSENYWNYLRLYNPQIQQLMREQAQ, encoded by the coding sequence ATGGGCAGTTCTCCCAATTTTTTGAAGCGCTTAGCCCCTTGGATCATCTCCATGGGACTCAGCAGTGCCCTCGTCTTAGGGTTGGCCTGGCTATTTTTGAAACCAAAGTTGGAATCCACGGATCAGCCCTTGCCATCGCCACAGGTTTCAACCGTCAATTCCGCTCTGGTGGCGTTACGGCCTCTCCCTGCCCAACAGCGGATAGAGCCTCTTAAACAGCTGGCCCAGCAGGGCACTGCCCAAGAACAGAATCAGGCCCGGTATGTGTTAACTGCGGACTTGATTAACCTGGGCCAAGGGGCAGAAGCCCTGCAGTGGTTAGAGGGGCTGGAAGCGCGTTACCCTCTATTAGGGAGCCATATCGCCGTTCTCCAGGCTGAGGCCCAAACCCTAGCGGGGCAGACAGAGCAAGCCACCAAGACTTGGCAGCGCATTATTGCCGACTATCCCCAAGAACCCGCTGCAGCAGAAGCTTTATTTGTACTCGGCCAGCAACAGCCTGAACTCTGGCAGCAAGCCATCGCTGATTTTCCCGCCCATCCTAATACGGTGAAGATTGCTGTAGAGCAGTTAAAGAAAAAGCCCAAGCAGTTGCCTCTGCTGATGTTGATTGCGGAGCATGGCTTATTTTTAACCAATTACGGAGACTACTTAACCCAGCTGACGAAGGAATTCAAAGGCCAACTCAAACCCGCTGATTGGCAAATTATCGCCTTTGGATACTGGGAAAAACAACTGTATAAGGAGGGGGCACTGGCCTATGCCCAAGCCCCCCAGACTGCCCAAACGGCTTATCGAGGTGCACGGGGCTTGCAGCTCGGGGGAGAAAAGAAAAAAGCGATTGCCGCCTATCAAAAAATGATCGCCGCCTATCCCCAGGCCAAAGAAACGCCCCTGGCCTTGAGCAAGCTCGCTAGCTTAGAGAAAGATTTGAGCAAAGCAGCCCAACACTATGATCGGGCCTTTCAGCTGAGTCAAGACCAGCAGCCCACCTTAGCCGCCCAAATCCTCGGGGAGCGAATTCAGCGGTTAGAGAAGGCCAAACAGCCGTCTTCCACCTTTGAGAAAACGTTGCTGCAACAGTTTTCCGCTTCCAACGATGCAGCGGCCCTACGGTGGCAGCAGGCAGAGCGGCAGCGGAAGGCAGGGGATCTGGCTGGTGCCCGCAAGTTGGCCTTGGACATCCAAGCGCAAAATCCCAATAGCCCCCAGGCCGCAACTGCCGTGTTCTGGGCCGGGAAATGGGCCTCCACCGCAGAGGATCGGCAAGCAGCCTTTCAAACCCTCTGGCAGACCTATCCTGACTCCTACTATGCCTGGCGAGCAGCGGTACTATCGGGCTGGAACGTCGGCGATTTTACGTCGATTCGCTCCTTCCAACCCCAAATTCGGTTTCCCAGTACGCAGCTGCCCTTGGCTACCGGCTCTCCTGCCCTAAAAGAGCTATACCAGCTCGGACAGAGCAAAACCGCCTGGGCTCGCTGGCAATGGGAGTTTCGCAATCGCCAGCAGCCCAGCTTATCAGAGCAGCTCACGGATGGATTATTGCGCCTCGGGGTGCAGGAATACCTAGACGGCATTTATATGCTGGCCAATCTGGAAACTCGGGCACGGGAGGAAAACGATCCCGAAAAGCTGGTCGAAAAGTGGCAAGATCATCTGGGCTTTGAACAGGCCCTGTTTCCCTTGGCCTACTTCACCCCCATTCGCAAATGGTCCAACCAGCGCAATCTGAATCCATTGCTGGTGCTGAGCCTGATGCGGCAGGAATCTCGGTTCCAGCCCAAAATCCGCTCCGTCGCGGGAGCCGTAGGGCTGATGCAGGTGCTGCCAGAAACCGCTGAATGGGTGAGTGAAAAAGCAGGTCTCAAAGACTATCAAATCGACGGCATTGATGACAACATCAATCTCGGCACCTGGTACCTGGACTATACCCATCGCAACTACAACGACAATTCCATGCTTGCGATCGCAAGCTACAATGCTGGCCCTGGTAATGTAGATCGATGGGTTAAACAGACTTCAGTGACGGATGTCGATGTGTTTGTCGAAGAGATTCCTTTCCCAGAGACGAAAAACTATGTCAAATCCGTCTCTGAGAACTATTGGAATTATCTCAGGCTCTACAATCCCCAAATCCAACAGCTGATGCGAGAGCAGGCCCAGTAG